From one Passer domesticus isolate bPasDom1 chromosome 15, bPasDom1.hap1, whole genome shotgun sequence genomic stretch:
- the LOC135281402 gene encoding telomere length regulation protein TEL2 homolog isoform X2, producing the protein MAAALAPPGPGFALEPGLESVLREAVAALGRAGEGMVAALGAVRAAVAAAGGPAALGERERALFGAFLRRLVRAPGAARPEGLWQRCFLEGPPGLVFCVLLEALGSAGSGLDPKEVVGVLEQFLQQGQVSALLWEVCQPQAQAGCLELQGALLNKIVCLPEHVSNKLQGKNPPVFFPQNYFPLLGDAVLQVLEKISDSLRGGLDCSISFVSHVLGKVCVHGRQKEILGVLVPRLTDLTKSDCIWQRICWQLVECVPDRWMEAVVLGFVQRAPGADVLARLLGNLVVKNKKAQFVVTQKMLLLQYGHTTAVLQNLFGYLSLDSVRRTLLLRVLQELLETWSSSSAVKHSPAEQQLYISKAILICLSHLKEPEIASCRQELLASMMEGVKCHLESSLPQLRRLGMVVAESISLNINTEGPVLKFEYEEDDETRELKSLLVQTPSFCAVPSLPDDESEKAGAALPLVPESNEKSSTAAPGMPDEESDAELDSDDDLIPYDMSEDKELKFKAPMYIRDCIEVLTGSRSEDVDKWEATIKALESLVRRNPAATREVSVELAKILLHLEEKTCIEGFEALRQRAQVAVLTTDPIPVAEYLTSQFYSLNYSLRQRMDILDVLVLAAQELSCPRFHGKTTHSDVQKPCIQLLPGSDSSKGWRKIVDERIKSKTRRFNTGQSRLELTSCPNEFNSVAGYFFFPLIQHFDRPLTTFDLLGEDHLVLGRLVHTLAVLMYLAVNTVAVTAMGKALLEFVWALRFHTDSYVRQGLLSCISSLLLSVPTERMLADMTEELLETQSWLGVVMEKDPDEDCRRLALQNLLLMENLKKKLEAVPS; encoded by the exons ATGGCGGCGGCACTggcgccgccggggccgggatTCGCCCTCGAGCCGGGGCTGGAGTCCGTCTTGCGGGAGGCCGTGGCGGCTCTGGgccgggctggggaggggatggTGGCGGCGCTGGGCGCGGTACGCGCCGCTGTGGCGGCAGCGGGCGGCCCAGCCGCCCTCGGGGAGCGGGAGCGGGCGCTGTTCGGTGCCTTCCTGCGCAGACTGGTCCGGGCGCCTGGCGCGGCGCGGCCCGAGGGCCTGTGGCAGCGCTGCTTCCTGGAGGGCCCGCCCGGCCTTGTGTTCTGCGTCTTGCTGGAGGCCCTTGGCTCTGCGGG CTCTGGCCTTGACCCGAAGGAGGTAGTTGGGGTCCTGGAGCAgttcctgcagcagggccaggtgtcAGCATTACTGTGGGAGGTCTGTCAGCCGCAGGCACAGGCAGGCTGCCTGGAACTGCAGGGTGCCCTGCTCAACAAGATCGTCTGTTTGCCCGAGCATGTGAGCAATAAACTCCAGGGGAAAAACCCACCAGTGTTCTTCCCACAGAACTACTTCCCTCTCCTGGGTGATGCAGTTCTCCAGGTGCTAGAGAAGATCTCTGACTCTCTGCGGG gtggcttggactgctccatctcttttgtttctcatgtcCTGGGGAAGGTGTGTGTTCATGGACGGCAAA AGGAAATTCTGGGAGTTTTGGTTCCCCGCCTGACAGACCTCACCAAGTCAGACTGCATTTGGCAGAGGATATGCTGGCAGTTAGTGGAATGTGTGCCGGACCGCTGGATGGAAGCAGTGGTCCTTGGTTTTGTGCAGAGAGCACCTGG GGCAGATGTCTTGGCCAGATTGCTGGGTAACCTGGTTGTGAAGAACAAGAAGGCTCAGTTTGTGGTCACACAGAAGATGCTGCTCTTGCAATATGGCCACACG acagcagtgctgcagaaccTCTTTGGCTACCTGTCCCTGGACAGTGTCCGGCGCACCTTGTTGCTCAGA gtgctgcaggagctgttggagacctggagcagcagcagtgctgtgaaacactccccagctgagcagcagctgtaCATTAGCAAGGCCATTCTCATCTGCCTCTCCCACCTGAAGGAGCCTGAAATTGCAAGCTGCAGACAAG AGCTTCTGGCAAGCATGATGGAGGGTGTGAAATGCCACTTGGAGAGCAGTCTGCCACAACTACGGCGTCTGGGCATGGTGGTGGCAGAGAGCATCAGCTTGAACATAAACACTGAGGGGCCTGTCCTGAAGTTTGAG TATGAAGAGGATGATGAAACAAGAGAATTGAAGTCCCTTCTGGTGCAGACTCCATCATtctgtgctgtccccagccttccAGATGATGA GAGTGAGAAAGCAGGTGCTGCACTGCCACTGGTACCAGAGAGTAATGAGAAATCCTCtactgcagcccctgggatgCCAGATGAAGAGTCAGATGCTGAACTTGACAG TGATGATGACCTCATCCCTTATGACATGTCTGAGGATAAAGAGCTAAAATTTAAGGCTCCTATGTATATCCGAGACTGTATTGAAG TTCTGACTGGATCAAGATCTGAAGATGTGGACAAATGGGAAGCTACAATCAAGGCACTTGAGAGCTTGGTTCGGAGGAATCCAGCAGCAACAAGAGAG GTTAGTGTGGAGCTGGCAAAAATATTATTGCATCTGGAGGAGAAGACCTGCATTGAAGGCTTTGAGGCACTCCGTCAAAGAGCTCAAGTAGCTGTTTTAACCACAGATCCAATACCT GTTGCAGAGTACTTGACCTCTCAGTTCTACTCTCTGAACTACAGTCTCCGTCAGCGCATGGACATCCTTGAT GTATTGGTTTTGGCAGCTCAGGAACTGTCCTGTCCCAGGTTCCATGGGAAGACCACACATTCTGATGTCCAAAAACCTTGTATCCAGCTCCTTCCAGGAAGTGACAGCTCTAAGGGCTGGAGAAAAATCGTTGATGAGAGGATCAAAAGCAAGACTCGGAGATTTAATACG GGTCAGTCTCGTCTGGAACTGACTTCCTGCCCAAATGAGTTCAATTCTGTTGCTGGGTATTTCTTTTTCCCGTTGATTCAGCATTTTGACAG GCCTTTAACAACATTTGATCTTCTGGGAGAAGATCACTTAGTCCTTGGAAGACTGGTTCACACTTTAGCAGTTCTGATGTACTTGGCTGTCAACACCGTG gcagtgacagcaatGGGAAAGGCACTGCTGGAATTTGTTTGGGCACTGCGTTTCCACACGGACTC GTACGTGCGCCAGGGCCTTTTGTCCTGtatctcctccctgctcctcagtgTCCCTACAGAACGAATGCTGGCAGACATGACAGAAGAGCTATTGGAGACtcagtcctggctgggag